In one window of Methanobrevibacter sp. DNA:
- a CDS encoding 2,3-bisphosphoglycerate-independent phosphoglycerate mutase encodes MKGMVLVMDGMAGRPLKELNNQTTLQAAKTPNMDKMAERGITGLMDSIAPGIIPGSDTAHLSILGYNPYEVYTGRGPFEAVGVGVDVIPGDIAFRCNFSTSDEEGIITDRRAGRIRDGTDEIIATLNTMKLEGYEDVEIIFKESTGHRAVLVLRGEGLSGKVSDADPKVEGNKPKIVKALDGSPEAQKTADILNKLVPKSYEMTKDHPVNLKRIEEGEAPANIIIPRGAGEVPEVESINDKYEVNSACIAETGLIMGIGRFAGMDIIEMEGVTGGTDTNLENIRDTILDQVNNSDHDFFLINIDGADEAGHDGNAEEKVKFIEKVDEVVMSELLKLEDCYIFLTADHSTPISVKNHSGDPVPILINGPEVRVDDVKEYNEYAVAKGGMCRIRGADVMNIITDLMGYAHKFGA; translated from the coding sequence ATGAAAGGAATGGTATTAGTTATGGATGGGATGGCAGGCCGTCCCCTAAAAGAACTTAACAATCAAACTACACTTCAAGCAGCTAAAACCCCGAATATGGACAAGATGGCTGAAAGAGGAATTACCGGATTGATGGATTCAATCGCCCCTGGAATCATCCCAGGAAGTGACACAGCACACTTATCCATCTTAGGCTACAATCCTTATGAAGTCTACACCGGAAGAGGGCCGTTTGAAGCGGTTGGTGTCGGTGTGGATGTTATTCCTGGAGACATCGCATTCAGATGCAACTTTTCAACATCTGATGAGGAGGGAATCATTACAGACAGACGTGCCGGAAGAATCAGAGATGGAACCGATGAGATCATAGCAACATTGAACACCATGAAGCTTGAAGGGTATGAGGATGTTGAAATCATCTTTAAGGAATCTACCGGACACAGAGCGGTTTTAGTGCTTAGAGGAGAAGGATTGTCCGGCAAAGTAAGTGATGCAGACCCTAAGGTTGAAGGAAACAAGCCTAAGATAGTCAAAGCTCTTGACGGAAGTCCAGAGGCACAGAAAACTGCAGATATCCTAAACAAATTAGTACCTAAATCCTATGAAATGACCAAAGACCATCCGGTAAACCTTAAAAGAATAGAAGAAGGCGAAGCGCCAGCAAACATAATCATTCCTCGTGGTGCTGGAGAAGTGCCTGAAGTGGAATCAATCAACGATAAATATGAAGTGAATTCAGCATGCATTGCAGAAACCGGACTTATCATGGGTATCGGTCGTTTTGCAGGAATGGACATCATTGAAATGGAAGGCGTCACCGGTGGAACCGATACAAACCTTGAAAACATCAGGGACACTATCCTTGACCAAGTAAACAATAGTGACCATGACTTCTTCCTCATTAACATTGACGGTGCAGATGAGGCAGGCCACGATGGAAATGCAGAGGAAAAGGTAAAGTTCATAGAAAAAGTGGATGAGGTTGTAATGAGCGAACTCCTTAAATTGGAAGACTGCTATATCTTCCTGACTGCAGACCATTCAACTCCTATCTCCGTTAAAAACCATTCCGGAGACCCTGTCCCTATATTAATCAACGGTCCTGAAGTCAGAGTGGATGATGTGAAGGAATACAATGAATATGCGGTAGCCAAAGGTGGCATGTGCAGAATCAGAGGCGCTGATGTGATGAACATCATTACTGACCTAATGGGCTATGCGCATAAGTTCGGAGCTTAA
- the glmM gene encoding phosphoglucosamine mutase → MTNKKLFGTSGIRGVIGLEVNSELALKIGKSLAKYLNNTGKVVIGYDTRTTNRMLEQAITAGLIEHGVDVIKIGMVPTPLVGYATLKLDGDAGIMLTASHNPSQYNGIKLWNKNGMAYTPEQEEKIEEIYYNEDFGKVEWDKIGIISHNDEIKKQYIDDLLDIIDIKPGLKVVIDCACGAGSELSPLIFRKAGCEVITLNSQVDGFFPGRNPEPNEANLSSLMKAVVATESDLGIAHDGDADRMITVDEKGNVSDFDKLLALVSKKFGGTVVTTVDAGLCMDEAMAEVGGKVLRTKVGDVNVANVMIEEDANFGGEPSGTWLHPDFCMCPDGILSGLRMAEIVSKEGKLSELLEEFKDYPNIREKVICSKEEKIAVMENMEDLLSNAFDDISEINTIDGVRLTFNDGSWVLVRPSGTEDYVRITLEAKTEEKAEYIKDTCTKIIKENI, encoded by the coding sequence ATGACAAATAAAAAACTGTTTGGAACTTCTGGAATCAGAGGAGTAATCGGTTTGGAAGTTAACTCAGAATTGGCATTGAAAATAGGGAAATCCCTTGCCAAATACTTGAACAACACTGGAAAAGTTGTTATCGGATATGATACCAGAACCACCAATAGAATGTTGGAACAGGCCATTACTGCAGGGCTCATTGAACATGGAGTGGATGTGATCAAAATAGGAATGGTCCCAACACCTCTTGTAGGTTATGCAACATTGAAGCTCGACGGCGATGCAGGAATAATGCTTACCGCTTCCCACAACCCATCACAATACAACGGAATCAAACTTTGGAACAAGAATGGAATGGCTTACACTCCTGAACAGGAAGAAAAAATCGAAGAGATATATTATAATGAAGATTTCGGCAAAGTGGAATGGGACAAGATAGGAATCATAAGCCATAACGATGAGATCAAGAAGCAGTACATTGATGATTTATTGGATATCATAGATATCAAGCCTGGACTTAAAGTGGTCATTGACTGCGCATGCGGTGCAGGATCAGAACTTTCACCACTCATATTCAGAAAAGCGGGATGTGAAGTAATCACTCTAAACTCACAGGTTGACGGATTCTTCCCAGGAAGAAACCCTGAACCGAATGAGGCAAACCTTTCAAGCCTCATGAAAGCAGTTGTGGCAACCGAATCAGACCTTGGAATCGCCCATGACGGTGATGCTGATAGAATGATTACTGTTGATGAAAAGGGTAACGTTTCTGACTTTGACAAGCTTCTTGCTCTTGTATCCAAGAAATTCGGCGGAACAGTCGTTACCACTGTTGATGCAGGATTATGCATGGACGAGGCTATGGCTGAAGTGGGAGGAAAGGTCCTCAGAACCAAGGTCGGAGATGTGAACGTTGCAAATGTCATGATTGAGGAAGATGCAAACTTTGGTGGAGAGCCATCAGGTACCTGGTTGCATCCGGACTTTTGCATGTGTCCGGACGGAATATTGTCAGGGCTTAGAATGGCTGAAATAGTTTCCAAAGAAGGAAAATTATCCGAACTTTTAGAAGAGTTCAAAGACTATCCTAACATCAGGGAAAAGGTCATATGTTCCAAAGAGGAAAAGATAGCAGTTATGGAAAATATGGAAGATCTTCTATCCAATGCCTTTGATGACATTTCCGAAATCAATACAATCGATGGTGTTCGATTGACCTTCAATGATGGAAGTTGGGTTTTAGTAAGACCTTCCGGTACCGAAGATTATGTAAGAATAACTTTAGAGGCCAAAACCGAAGAAAAGGCCGAATACATCAAGGATACATGTACTAAAATCATTAAAGAGAATATCTAA
- a CDS encoding rubredoxin yields MVKYVCMHCEYTWDSETGDETYKVPAGPIEDFPDDWVCPQCAAGIEGIITEDE; encoded by the coding sequence ATGGTAAAATATGTATGTATGCATTGTGAATACACTTGGGACTCAGAAACCGGAGATGAAACTTACAAAGTACCAGCAGGACCTATCGAAGACTTCCCTGATGACTGGGTATGCCCTCAATGTGCTGCAGGTATTGAAGGAATTATTACTGAAGATGAATAA